In Nostoc piscinale CENA21, the genomic stretch CGGTTGTTTTCCAACAATGTTTCAATCTCTTTTTTTGTTGCATCAACAGCATCTGGGTCGGCTTTTGGGTTAACTTTCGTGTTTTTTTTCCAACTTATTCCTGCTGCTTTAAACAAATCGTAGTAACTTTTTTTCGTTTCGTAAACTACATCGTATTCAAAAGCTAGTTTATACTCTAATTCTCCTATTTCCCAATAATCCTTTGTTTGAAGCCAACTCAATACTTCCTCTCGCTGCTCATTACTCAAATAGCTTTTTCTTCCTTTATAATTTAGTCTTAGACCATCAACACCATTCTCCTCATATACTTGTTTCCAACCTGTTATTGAACCAAGTGAAACACCAAGAATTTTCTTGATTTCCTCATATAAGTAACCTTGATAAACCAGCTTTACTGCTAATCCTTTTCTCGCTTCACGGGCATTTATATTTTGAACTATAAATTCCTCTAGTTCAGCGATCGCCTGCTGCAAGTGCTGATTCAGCATTGTTCTTCCTTATACTTATTACCTGTCTCCGTATTATCTCTTGTTTTTTTTCAAAAATCAAATATGATTCCTATATGGTTGATTACTGAGTCAGGGTTAGATTATGTAACTTATAAGTTTCACCAGGACTTCAACCCAATCAGGATTATTAGAGTTAGATTCATAATTTCGTGAACTTAAAGTAAAAAAGCCTAAACCCAAAAGACTGGTCTAGGCTTGTTCCATCAGCGTTGTGATGAATATTAAATTTTCAACTCTTTGAGAAATGGTTCAAAAATTGGAGCTAGTTCTGAACGGCTGAGAACTAGGGTAGGATAAGAGCGATCGCTATAATCTTCTCCCTTAATCAAAGGAAATGGCTCAGTTTTGAGAGAATTCCAACTCCCACCAGCCGCTTGCACAATTACCCAAGCGCCAGCAAAGTCCCAAACTTTTGGTGTCGCTTCAATTCCACCCAACACTGCGCCAGTCGCAACGGTGAGAAAGTTATAACTCGCCACACCCAACATCCGAATTTTGCAGGGAAATTTTGGTTGGATAACTGCTGTACTGCGAGAACAAAGGTTAAAAAAGTGATGATTGCTGGGAGCATCCGCACTGGTATGTATGGGATGATTGTTGAGAAATGCGCCAGTGGGTGTTGCTAAACCAGATGTACCTTGCCAAAACCCGTGAAAAGTTTGCCCTAATGGCGGTACGTGGATATATCCAAAAACAGGCGTACCTTGATACAGCAAAGCCAAAGAAATCGACCAAATCGGAATACCACGGGTAAAATTCGTTGTCCCATCTAAGGGGTCAATTACCCAACACCATTCTGTCCCCGGAAATGTCTTGTCAGCTTCTTCGCTGAGAATACCATAACCGGAAAAATTAGCGGCGATCGCATCTCGAATTTCTTGATCTGCCCATCTATCGGCGCGTGTTACCAAACTACCATCAGCTTTTTGTAAAGCCTGCACCTGTCCAAAATCCTGCATTAGTTGTTTGCCCACCCTGGTAGTTGTAGTCTGGGCAAAATCAAGCACCGTTAACCAAAAATCATTCATTGCAATGCTAGGGAGTGAATTAATTAAGGAAGAAATTAAAAGTAAAAAGGTAAAAGATTTTTTTTACTTTTGCCTTTTTCCTTTTGCCTTACCTTAATACCCATACACCAAATTTTAATTAGTCTAGATCGCTTTCTAAAACAGATGCGATCGCTTGCTTGGTACTGGTTTGAAATTCTGTAATGTTGACGCGGTTGAGGAACCCAATTGAAAGTACCATTCCCACTGCTTCTAAGGCAAATACCAACCCATAAGCTAATTCCAAACTGGGCAAAGTTCTGCGACCAATATCCAAAAGTGTACCGCCAATCACCACAGCAAGACCCCTAGAAATCGACTGCGCTAGTCCCCACGCGCCGATAAACGTTCCGGCGGCTTCGGCTGCGGTCAAATCCAACATCAAGCTAATTGCTGCTGTAGTTAAGAAACCAGTCGCTAAACCAAACAATACCAAACCAAATTTTAAGAAAGCTGCATTGGCTGTAAATCCCGAAATTCCCAACAATGCGGCACACAAAGCCACCAACATACAACCTAAACGGGCGCTGCGACGCTTACCTAAACGTGGCACAATCAAAAAGCCAGCCACAGCGTAAGCAATGAGCAACCCAGTACCGTAATAAATGTTTAATTTGGTACTTTCCGCCAACGGCATTTTAAACACCTGACCGGCATAAGGTTCTAAAATTGGGTCTTGCATAAACAAGCACAGCGTCATCACCACCAAAAAGGTGAAAAACAAACCTGTTTGGGGACTGGCGGTTAAGATTTTCCACGCTGCATTTAGAGTAATGCTGTCTTCACGGTTTACCAATGTGGAACGCTTGGCGTATTGGGAGTATTTTTTTTCCACGCCAAAAGTTGCGGCGATCGCTAATACAAATACAATTGCTGGCACAATCATAAATAATCGGTTGATTGATGCCTGTAATGTTTCTGGGGTTGCTTCTGGGGTTAATTGCTTGAGCAAGCTAGAACTAATAATTGCGCCGACAATGATTCCTACCATCAGCATTGACCAAACCACACCCACCACTTTAGAACGGTTATCTTCTTCCGACACATCTACTAACAAAGCTGCGAAAGCTGTACCACTAGCGCAAATTGCCAAACCGTAAATTGCAAAAATTAAAGATAACAGCGCAGTCCAGCCGATAGTGTCAGTTGTCCAAGTCCAGCCACCAGAAATATTAGCAGCATTATTTAACTGCCACATTACTTGTACCGCTAAAAAAGCTGCGATCGCAAATATCGCCGCCCCCACCCATACATAAGCTGTCCGGTGATAACCCCACAACGGTTTCGCATCCGAAATCTGACCAAACCAAATCCGCGAAGGTGACACAAAAGCAGGTAAAGCCAGCACCAGCGATACCAACGTCGCCGGAATCGCTATTTCTTGAATCATGACCCTGTTGAGTACACCCAGAGTCAAAATCGACATCATACTCAAGCCCATTTGAAACAAGCCAAGCCGAAACATAGTCGGTAAATTGACCCTTGGCGCAACTGGGTATTTTGTTTCACTCTCAAACACTTCACCGCTTGCCATAGCTGTTTTTTCTGATGGTTTATCAAAATAGTCTCTCTTTAATTAAAGATAAACTGTTCGATATTCCAAAAACCCAGCTATTTCGGGTGATGAATTTTGAGTTTTGGCGATAGAGATGCTTTCAAGTTATAGAATTTCATCCACCAGCACCGTACCGCCTTCACAAAAATCTATGCCAAGATGATAATCTTCCAGCAAAGCAGTTCCAATGAGCGGACGACGACCCATTGCTAGTGCTGCAATATTACGCTCTATTCCATTCCATATAATTGTTGCCAAATAAACATCAGTTTCCACACTGGAATTGTTAGCTAGGTTTGCGTTGATATTTATGAGGTAAGGCAACTCAAGAGTAGCAATTACAGAAGGCGGCAAAGTTAAGAACCCTTCAAACCCTGTATCAATAACACATTCGATTTCTACACCTGAACCTTCTGGGGCAATAATCATCAAACTCATTCTTGCCTGAAGTCCAACTACATTTCCGTGTATCACTGTGCCGTCCTGAGCAATGTACCACCAACGGCATAAACGGCATCATAACCAATTCTTTCTCCCCAAAGTGCTGCATTGGGTTGCTTGGATTTTAATCGCAGACTCGTTTCGACTAAATCATCACCGATTTCGTAATCTCCCGTTTCAACATTAATCGAGATAATTTTGCCAATATTTTCTTGTGTCTCAACTTTGGCACGGATACTTTCTTCGTAGAGTTCCTTTCCACGTCGAGCGACTTCTTGGTTACTAAGTGTTGGGTGGGACATAAATAAATCCCTTATTTAAGCGGTTAGATTCTTCACTTTATTGTAGAGCAAAAGCTACAGAGGTAGAGGGTAATGCCGGATTATATGAATGTTTCTCAAGAATCGAAGGTTCTCTTTGTAAGTAACTTGCGAAAAGCTGAAGAACTTAACTAAAATTATTTACAGAATACACAATAACTAAAAAAGTAAAGCATGAACACTGTGATTAGAGTAAGTGCTTTTTGGGATTCGGAAGCTGAGGTGTGGGTAGCTAATAGTGATGATTTACCTGGATTGATTACAGAAGCTTCTACTATTGAATTATTAACAGAAAAACTCAAATTGATGATTCCAGAACTTTGTGAGTTAAATCAAGTAGATTGTAGTTGATAGCAAAATTAAATCACGCCACACTGCAAACGGAGTTTTGAAGCAAGCTGGCTTAAATAAATATTTTTGAGTTTAGTTGAGAATTCAAAAGTGCGATCGCTCTCTAGCTATGACAATCAAACGTAAATTGTTTAGTATCGGCAGTGGCTAAAGTCAACTGGTGGTAAACTGCGGTAGTTGCAATCAAGCGATCGCTTGGGCTTGATGTGGTAGCTGAATCTGACAGCTTAAAATAGCGATTTAGCAGTGCCTTAGAGCTTCATATACAGCTAACTCCGTAAAACACGCGATTAATCGTCAAGAATAGCTGAGTTAATCAAAAGACTAACATCTTTTTATACATTTTTTGAGGTAGTATAGAGTGCTGCATACTTAAGTATATTGTGGTCAAGCAAGATTTAATTCTAATAGGTTCGACAATGGCAGAAGCAGCACTAAATATTACCTTGGAAACTGAGAAAATTCTTATTCAAGAGTTGGATTTCGTTGACCAGAATAACCCACCAACTTGGAAGAATAAGCTGATTCTTGGTGATTGTTTAGAAGTACTCCAAAAGCTTCCTTCTGCAAGCGTTGATTTAATTATCACCTCGCCTCCGTATGCTGATAGTCGCAAAAAAACCTATGGAGGAATATCTCCCGATGAATATACAGATTGGTTTCTAGCAAGAGCTTTAGAACTAAAAAGAGTCCTCAAACCAGAAGGTTCCTTCATTCTTAATATTAAAGAGAAAGTTGTTGATGGGCAAAGACATTCATACGTGTTGAATTTAATTTTAGGAATGCAGCAGCAAGGATGGTTATGGACTGAAGAATATATATGGCATAAAAAAAATAGTTATCCTGGCAAATGGTCTAATCGTTTTCGAGATTCCTGGGAACGTTGTTTACACTTTAACAAGCAAAAGAAATTCAAGATGTATCAGGAATCTGTTATGGTTCCTATGGGAGATTGGGCAAAATCCCGTCTTAAGAATTTGAGCGAGACAGATAAAAGACGTGATAATTCTAAAGTTGAGAGTGGATTTGGTAAAAATATCTCTAATTGGGTAGAACGTAAAATGGCCTATCCAACAAATGTTTTACATTTAGCAACTGAATGTGGCAATAAAAATCATAGTGCAGCGTTCCCGAAAACTCTCCCTTCATGGTTTATCAAGCTATTCACTGCTGTAGATGATGTAGTCCTCGACCCCTTTGCTGGTTCAGGAACATCTTGCGTAGCTGCTAAAGAATTAGGCAGAAATTATGTAGGAATTGAAATTAAAAGAGAATATTGTGAATTAGCAGAACTGAATATTAAAACCGCAGTTTCTCATACTCAAACTTTAAATAACAGTAATCAAAATTATGAGGAATTAAATGTGGCTGGCGCAAACTCTGAAATTTATCATGATTATTTGATTAAATATGTTCTTACACCTTTCTATGACAAAAGATTTGAAAAGTTGAGTAAATTAAAGCTCAAAGATGTTCTGAAACGAAAAAACCCTTATTTGTTCAAGGCGAAAAATATTGAACGCGCCCAAGATTTCGTTGATAGTATAATTACTGCCTTCCTTTCTTCACAAGAAGAAACTATCTTTGGTAATTTATTAGAAGGCTTTGCAATACATATATCTGAAACTTTGTACGGTGGTTTTAAATCAAAGCTCAACAGTATTGATTTAGAGTTTAACAGGGATAATAATTATTATATTGTAGGGATTAAATCTGGTACTAATTGGGGCAACTCTGACCAAATTAGTAAGATGAAAGAAAATTTTAAACAAGCTAGGCAGTTTTTAATTAAACAAGGTGTCACAAGTAATATCATTGCTATTAATGGCTGTATGTATGGCAAAGATAGTAATCCTTTGAAAAAAGATGTAGATGCTGATAAAACATATTTTAAATATGCAGGGCAAGAGTTTTGGGAATTTATCTCAGAAAATCCCAATCTTTATCAAGAAATGATTGTGCCTATCGGAGAAGAGGCAAATAAAAAGGATGAAATTTTTAAGTCTACTCTGGATGCAAAAGTTAATGAGATGACTTTTGAATTTATGCAGTATTTTACTAGGAACGGTCGTATTGATTGGATTAAGCTGGTTGATTATGTCTCTAAAAAAGGAGAGGTCAAATTAGAACCCATATCTCAACAGTTGACATTGGAATTAGAAGGAAGAGATTCAGATTTAGAAGAACCTCTGGATTTAGCCGATGCGCTGGATTTTGAGGAGTAGAACGGTTGTAAGGTGAGTAAAAAAGACTGGTATAGTAAAGAGCGATCGCTCCCCAGCTATTACACTCATCTGTAAATTTTTTGGCTAGGTTAAAGTTTTTAACCAAGAAGCACTCGTGAGATTTGCATCGGCTGTAGCTAAAGTCAACTGGTGGTAAACTGCGGTAGCTGCAATAAAGCGATCGCCAGGATCTTGATGTGGTAGCTGAAGCTGACGGCTGAGAATAGCAATTTGGCGGTTAAGTGGCGCTTCTCGGATTTCTAGAGTATTTAAAGCTAAATCAATCCATGCAACTGGATGCGGCTGTAAAGAAATTCGTCCTTTTTCTGCTAAGAGTAGCGTTTCCCAGATACTAATTGGACTTAGCCACAGTTCGGTTGTTGTCGCTGCAATGGTGGTTTGAAGCTGAGAAGATAAGCTTTCATTACCAAGTAAATACCAAATCCAGATGTGGGTATCCAGTAAGAGCTTCACTGAAGTGCTTCCCATGTGTTATCAGGAATAACGGGAGAAATCAAATCTCCCAAGATTTCACCACTACCTTTCATTGCTCCAAATACTGTGCGTTCGGACTGAGGTTTGGCAGGATAGATAATGACCAAAGGTTCTCCATCATGAGTAACAGTTAAAGGTGTTTTGGTACGCTGTATTTCTGCAAATATTTGTTGGAGTGTTGCTGGTAACTCGTTGCTGGCAATGTGTTTCATAGAGTTGTCATTGAGTATGCTTAAATTTTAAGCAAAAAAACTGCACACAGGTCAGTGTATGTTTTCCCGTTTGCAGTTTTTTTTGTAACGCTACACTAAGAAAGTAAAGAAATGTAAATTTATAAATATTGCGATCGTGGAAACTATCACATTAGGCAAAAACGGCCCGGCTGTTCCACCTCTATGTATAGGAACTTGGGCTTGGGGTGATAAACTGTTTTGGAATTATGGCAGCGATTACGGCCCCGAACAATTACAAGCAGCCTTTACAGCAGCGTTAGAAGCGGGTGTTACTTTTTTTGACACCGCCGAAGTTTACGGAATGGGACTGTCAGAAAAATTTTTAGGGCAATTTATTAAACAGACAACCCAACCTGTGCAAGTTGCCACAAAATTCGGCCCTCTGCCTTGGCGATTTACCGGACAATCTGTGAGTGATGCCTTAACAGAAAGCCTCAAGCGTCTACAACTAGAGAGAATTGAACTGTATCAAGTGCATTGGCCGTTTGCTTTCTTTTTGAGCCAAGAAACACTGATGAACACCTTAGGCGATGAAGTGAAGCGGGGCAGAATTGCCGCAGTCGGTGTCAGTAATTACTCAGCCGCCCAAATGCGAGAAGCCCATCAAATATTAGCAGCGAGGGGCGTTCCTTTAGCTGTCAACCAAGTACGTTATTCTCTACTTACGCGCCAAGTTGAAAGTAGCGGCATTATTGCAACTGCTCGTGAGCTTGGTGTGACAATTTTAGCTTACAGTCCTTTAGCCCAAGGATTGCTTACAGGTAAATACACGCCGGAAAATCTCGACAAATTAAGCGGTGCTAGAAAGATAGATCCAAAATTTGGTAAAGAAGGCTTGCAAAAAAATTGCACCAGTGATATCTTTATTACGTGAGATTGGAGAAAAAACGCGATCGCACTCCTGCCCAAGTCGCGCTCAACTGGTTAATTGCCCAAGGTAATGTTATTCCCATAGCTGGCGTAAAAACAGCCGAACAAGCAAAACAAAATGCTGGCGCTTTAGGCTGGAAATTAAATAACGATGAAATTGAAGAAATAGAGACAATTACTCGTCCTTGGTTGAATTAACTATCGAATTGTAAATATTCAGCTTGTAGCTGCTCTAAGTCTGCAATAGCGAACATAAGACTATGGCAATATGTATTTATCTATGTTCCTACAAGCTGATAAACCGTTAGCAATCAAAGCTAATGATCAACAGTCAGTACCTAATAACTATTGACCATTTACTAATGACTCTTGACTAAGAAGCAGATTCTCTTGCTGTAGATGAACCTAGCTTTTGATTGGCAGAAACGGGGGCTTCGCGGCGACCTGAGCGCAGTTTAGGCTTGGGTGTGGAGCGTCCTTCATCACCGTTGTTAGCGTCTGATTTGTTCCAAGAACGATTTCTGTCACCAGAAAATTCACGACGCTTGACGATTTTGGGTTTAGCTACGGGAACTTCTTCAGGAATTTCCACCTCAGAGCTTAACCAAGCAGGACGGGTTTCATCATAAGCAAGTTGCAGTGCAGCAGCAGCGATCGCATGAGCATCATACTGTTCAATTAATTCGCTGACAATGGGTAAGAAGGAAGCCAGTCTTTCACCGCTTAGGGCTTCTCTGACTTGCTCTTGCAATTTGTTGATGTGCCGTGCTTCAATCTGCGCCCGTGTGGGAATCGACAGTAATTGCCAGCTTTGACGGTTATGACGCTCAAATATTTGCTGTTTGCGACGCTCGAAGGGCTGAACTAAGGTAATTGCTGTACCTTCTTTACCAGCACGACCAGTCCGACCAATCCGATGCACGTAGGTTTCCACGCTATCAGGTAAGTCGTAATTAATCACGTGAGATAGTTGGTCAACATCTAAACCGCGTGCAGCAATATCAGTTGCTACTACCCAGCGCACTTGACGATTTCGGAAGCGGGTTAGTAACCTTTCTCTGGCTTGTTGGGACAAATCACCGTGATATTCATCGACACTGTGACCAGCTGCTTGCAGTTGGTTGGTGAGTTCTGCCGCAGTTCTTCTGGTACGCACAAAGATTAACGCTGTTTCTGGATCTTCCATTTCCAGAATTGGCTGTAACGCTTTGGCCTTTGTCCAGTGGCGGGGAATCAAGTAAGCTACTTGGTTGATTTTGTTGGGTGCAGCTTTAGGCTGTTCAACTGTTACAGTAACAGGCGATCGCAAAAACTTGTTCACCAACATCCGAATTGACGGAGGCATTGTCGCGGAGAACAATGCCGTTTGCCGTTCTTGGGGTGCTTGGGACAAGATTCTTTCGACATCATCAATAAAGCCCATGCTTAACATTTCATCGGCTTCATCCAATACAAACCACTTCACTTGATCTAATTTCAAGCTACCGCGCTCTAACAAATCAATCACCCGTCCGGGAGTACCGACAACGATGTGAACGCCCCGCTTAAGTTGCATAATTTGACGGTCAATTGATTGACCACCGTAAATTGCTAAAGCCCGTAAGCCACTGTTTCCAATAAATTGGCTGACAGCATCATGGACTTGAATCGCTAATTCACGAGTTGGTGTTAAAACTACAGCTTGCACTGCTCTTTGGCTGACATCCAGCCGCTCTAAAATTGGTAGAGAAAAGGCGGCTGTTTTGCCTGTACCAGTTTGAGACTGTCCTACTACATCTCGTCCTGCCAACAGTTGGGGAATAGCTTGGATTTGAATGTTAGTAGGTGCGGTAAAACCAATTTTTTCTAATTGTTCAGCGCGTTCTTGGGAAATTCCTAGTTCAATAAACGAAAGATTCATCAACTCTCCTAGATTTTGCTTTTTGACTTTTTGTTTTGATTGAGAAATCGAAATCTATCTGTGACTTTCAACCACTTGACCGTAGAGGTCATAAGTATCAGCACTGCGAATTGCAACAGGCACAATGGTTCCTAATTTTGCTGCGCCTGTGACATACACCAAACCATCAACTTCGGGCGAACTTCTGCTAGAACGACCAATTAATTCCCCACTTTCAGGATTTTCTTGCTCAATCAGGACATCAACGATTTTGCCGACTTCCTGTTGATTTTTCCGCCAAGAAATGGGCTGCTGAATTTCCATGATTTTCTGCCGCCGCTCGTCCATAATTTCCTGGGGTAACTGATTGGGCAGACTGTAGGCGGGGGTTCCTGCTTCTGGTGAAAAGGTAAAGACACCAACATGGTCAAATTCATGCTGCTGCACGAAGTTGAGTAGATGCTCAAAATGTTCTTCTGTTTCGCCGGGAAAACCAACAATCAAGGTTGTCCGTAATACTGCTGTTGGTAGTGCAGTTTTGATGCGCTCAATAATTTCATTATTGACTCGTCCTTGCCAGGGACGGTTCATGGAGCGCAGAATCTCTGGATGAGAGTGCTGCAATGGCAAATCCAAATAAGGTAAGACGTTGGGTGTTTCTTGGATTGCTGCAATTACATCTGGGGTCAATCCTGTGGGATAGGCATAGTGCATCCTAATCCAAGGTATGTCCACTTTCCCCAAGGCTCGGAGTAATTCGGCGAGTTTGGGCTTACCGTAAATATCCAATCCATAGTTAGTTGTGATTTGGGAAATCAAAATGATTTCTTTTACGCCTTGGCTGGCTAGTTGCTCGGCTTCAGCCACAATCGATTCAATGGTACGCGATCGCTGATTACCTCGCAGATAAGGAATAATACAAAACGCACACCGATAATCGCATCCTTCAGCCACTCTCAGGTAGGCAACACCCTCTGTTGTCGTGCGGTAACGCGGTGTGGTTTCATCGGCGATGTAAGTGGGTTCGGCGCTAATTTGTTTAACGCGCTCTCCTTGTTCAGCTCGCTCGATCACATTGACGATCTTGTGATAATCACCTGTACCAACCACGGCTACGGCTTCGGGCAACTCTTCCAATAATTGCTCTTGGAAATGCTGCGCCATGCAGCCTGTGATCACGATTTTTTTATTAGCCTCTGCCAATTCTACTAAAGTTCTGACAGATTCTTCTCTCGCTGCTTCAATAAAACTACAAGTATTAACGATAACGTAATCTGCTAACTCTTCATTTGTATCTACGCCATAACCTGCTTCTACCAGCAGCCCTAGCATATGTTCTGTATCTATTCGATTTTTTTCGCAGCCCAAATGAGATATTGCTATTGTTGGCTTTTCACCCATACTTTAATATCTAAGGTTTTTTCTTTTAGTCACACAAAGTGCAGTGACTTCGCTCTTTGTGATGCACGCCTTGATGCTGACAACACCTAGGTGGATTTTTCCACTACCAGTAACTGTCTTTGCTATGACCTAGATAAATTGAGGCCATGTTATGATACGTCTACTATTAGTTTGTTTCCCAGGGTAAATCGGAGTGTCTTTGATTATTTTGGACACTTGTAATATTTTTTAACAAATCGCCTGTTAGTATTTTACACTACCGTAGCGTATGCGTTGCTAATTTACCCGTCGGGAAGCCGCCCAAAAGGCTGGTTATGAGAAGTCGCTACCCTCAGGGAAATCGCGCTTGCGACTACGCCTAATCAAGCAGTAATGCTACCCTAATGCTCAGGCAAGATGCCCAAAGCACGGGAAGCTGCCTTGCGTCTTGTGAGTGGCAAACTCCTCTTGTAGCCAGGTTTTATCTTAACATATCTTATGGAACGTTTTATGCCAAATTCCATCCCCAGATGGAGGTAGTAAAACAAGTGCCAGGGAAAACATGAATGCTAATCAAGGAACTAGGGACGTGAGACGAGAAAATAGGAGCTAGGTGAATTTTAATCCTAAAATCCAATCCCTAATCCCTGATCTCTGAATAATATTTTGAAGACGTGGACTTATATCAGACCTTTAAAACTCGT encodes the following:
- a CDS encoding inositol monophosphatase family protein, whose translation is MNDFWLTVLDFAQTTTTRVGKQLMQDFGQVQALQKADGSLVTRADRWADQEIRDAIAANFSGYGILSEEADKTFPGTEWCWVIDPLDGTTNFTRGIPIWSISLALLYQGTPVFGYIHVPPLGQTFHGFWQGTSGLATPTGAFLNNHPIHTSADAPSNHHFFNLCSRSTAVIQPKFPCKIRMLGVASYNFLTVATGAVLGGIEATPKVWDFAGAWVIVQAAGGSWNSLKTEPFPLIKGEDYSDRSYPTLVLSRSELAPIFEPFLKELKI
- a CDS encoding BCD family MFS transporter — encoded protein: MASGEVFESETKYPVAPRVNLPTMFRLGLFQMGLSMMSILTLGVLNRVMIQEIAIPATLVSLVLALPAFVSPSRIWFGQISDAKPLWGYHRTAYVWVGAAIFAIAAFLAVQVMWQLNNAANISGGWTWTTDTIGWTALLSLIFAIYGLAICASGTAFAALLVDVSEEDNRSKVVGVVWSMLMVGIIVGAIISSSLLKQLTPEATPETLQASINRLFMIVPAIVFVLAIAATFGVEKKYSQYAKRSTLVNREDSITLNAAWKILTASPQTGLFFTFLVVMTLCLFMQDPILEPYAGQVFKMPLAESTKLNIYYGTGLLIAYAVAGFLIVPRLGKRRSARLGCMLVALCAALLGISGFTANAAFLKFGLVLFGLATGFLTTAAISLMLDLTAAEAAGTFIGAWGLAQSISRGLAVVIGGTLLDIGRRTLPSLELAYGLVFALEAVGMVLSIGFLNRVNITEFQTSTKQAIASVLESDLD
- a CDS encoding clan AA aspartic protease gives rise to the protein MIHGNVVGLQARMSLMIIAPEGSGVEIECVIDTGFEGFLTLPPSVIATLELPYLININANLANNSSVETDVYLATIIWNGIERNIAALAMGRRPLIGTALLEDYHLGIDFCEGGTVLVDEIL
- a CDS encoding DUF1902 domain-containing protein, which produces MNTVIRVSAFWDSEAEVWVANSDDLPGLITEASTIELLTEKLKLMIPELCELNQVDCS
- a CDS encoding PmeII family type II restriction endonuclease; protein product: MAEAALNITLETEKILIQELDFVDQNNPPTWKNKLILGDCLEVLQKLPSASVDLIITSPPYADSRKKTYGGISPDEYTDWFLARALELKRVLKPEGSFILNIKEKVVDGQRHSYVLNLILGMQQQGWLWTEEYIWHKKNSYPGKWSNRFRDSWERCLHFNKQKKFKMYQESVMVPMGDWAKSRLKNLSETDKRRDNSKVESGFGKNISNWVERKMAYPTNVLHLATECGNKNHSAAFPKTLPSWFIKLFTAVDDVVLDPFAGSGTSCVAAKELGRNYVGIEIKREYCELAELNIKTAVSHTQTLNNSNQNYEELNVAGANSEIYHDYLIKYVLTPFYDKRFEKLSKLKLKDVLKRKNPYLFKAKNIERAQDFVDSIITAFLSSQEETIFGNLLEGFAIHISETLYGGFKSKLNSIDLEFNRDNNYYIVGIKSGTNWGNSDQISKMKENFKQARQFLIKQGVTSNIIAINGCMYGKDSNPLKKDVDADKTYFKYAGQEFWEFISENPNLYQEMIVPIGEEANKKDEIFKSTLDAKVNEMTFEFMQYFTRNGRIDWIKLVDYVSKKGEVKLEPISQQLTLELEGRDSDLEEPLDLADALDFEE
- a CDS encoding type II toxin-antitoxin system VapC family toxin, with the translated sequence MGSTSVKLLLDTHIWIWYLLGNESLSSQLQTTIAATTTELWLSPISIWETLLLAEKGRISLQPHPVAWIDLALNTLEIREAPLNRQIAILSRQLQLPHQDPGDRFIAATAVYHQLTLATADANLTSASWLKTLT
- a CDS encoding type II toxin-antitoxin system Phd/YefM family antitoxin, translating into MKHIASNELPATLQQIFAEIQRTKTPLTVTHDGEPLVIIYPAKPQSERTVFGAMKGSGEILGDLISPVIPDNTWEALQ
- a CDS encoding DEAD/DEAH box helicase, which codes for MNLSFIELGISQERAEQLEKIGFTAPTNIQIQAIPQLLAGRDVVGQSQTGTGKTAAFSLPILERLDVSQRAVQAVVLTPTRELAIQVHDAVSQFIGNSGLRALAIYGGQSIDRQIMQLKRGVHIVVGTPGRVIDLLERGSLKLDQVKWFVLDEADEMLSMGFIDDVERILSQAPQERQTALFSATMPPSIRMLVNKFLRSPVTVTVEQPKAAPNKINQVAYLIPRHWTKAKALQPILEMEDPETALIFVRTRRTAAELTNQLQAAGHSVDEYHGDLSQQARERLLTRFRNRQVRWVVATDIAARGLDVDQLSHVINYDLPDSVETYVHRIGRTGRAGKEGTAITLVQPFERRKQQIFERHNRQSWQLLSIPTRAQIEARHINKLQEQVREALSGERLASFLPIVSELIEQYDAHAIAAAALQLAYDETRPAWLSSEVEIPEEVPVAKPKIVKRREFSGDRNRSWNKSDANNGDEGRSTPKPKLRSGRREAPVSANQKLGSSTARESAS
- the rimO gene encoding 30S ribosomal protein S12 methylthiotransferase RimO — its product is MGEKPTIAISHLGCEKNRIDTEHMLGLLVEAGYGVDTNEELADYVIVNTCSFIEAAREESVRTLVELAEANKKIVITGCMAQHFQEQLLEELPEAVAVVGTGDYHKIVNVIERAEQGERVKQISAEPTYIADETTPRYRTTTEGVAYLRVAEGCDYRCAFCIIPYLRGNQRSRTIESIVAEAEQLASQGVKEIILISQITTNYGLDIYGKPKLAELLRALGKVDIPWIRMHYAYPTGLTPDVIAAIQETPNVLPYLDLPLQHSHPEILRSMNRPWQGRVNNEIIERIKTALPTAVLRTTLIVGFPGETEEHFEHLLNFVQQHEFDHVGVFTFSPEAGTPAYSLPNQLPQEIMDERRQKIMEIQQPISWRKNQQEVGKIVDVLIEQENPESGELIGRSSRSSPEVDGLVYVTGAAKLGTIVPVAIRSADTYDLYGQVVESHR